ATCGATGCGCACCGGGACGATGTCGCCCGGCTTCAGATCGGTCTCGCCCTGCAGGAAGGTGATCCCGTCGACCTGCGGGGCATCCCATTCGGTGCGGCCGATGGCGCCCTCCTCATCCACTTCGTCGACGATCAGACTTGTCGTGCGGCCGACGCGCTTGGCCAGCGCGCGGGTGGAGATCTCCTGCTGCTTCAGCATCAGCCGCTCGTAGCGCTGCTGCTTGACCTCTTCCGGCACCGCGTCCGGCAGGTCGTTGGCACGGGCGCCCTCCACCGGCTCGTAGCGGAAGCAACCGACGCGCTCGATCTCCGCCTCCTCCAGCCAGTCGAGCAGAAACTCGAAATCCGCGTCGGTCTCGCCGGGAAAACCGACAATGAAGGTCGAGCGGATGGCGATGTCGGGGCAGACCTGCCGCCAGCCCTTGATGCGGTCCAGCACCTTTTCCTGGTTGGCCGGGCGGCGCATGGTCTTGAGCACGTTGGGACTGGCATGCTGAAAGGGAATGTCCAGGTAGGGCAGGATCTTACCCTCAGCCATCAGCGGAATGAGCTGATCGACGTGGGGATAGGGATAGACGTAGTGCAGCCGCACCCAGGCGCCCAGTTCGCTGATCCGGCCAAGCCCCTCGCAGAGATCCTTGATTCGCGTCCGATAGTCGACGCCGTGCCAGCTGCGCGGATCGTACTTGGTGTCGAGCCCGTAGGCGGAGGTATCCTGGCTGACCACCAGCAGCTCGCGCACCCCCGTCCGCACCAGCCGCTCCGCCTCGCTCAGGACCTCGTCGACGGGCCGACTGACCAGATCGCCGCGGATCGACGGGATGATGCAGAAGGAACAGCGGTTGTTGCAGCCTTCAGAGATCTTCAGATAGGCGTAGTGGCGCGGCGTGAGCTGCACGGCGGAAGGCGGAACCAGGGAGGTGAAGGCATCCTGCTTCAGCGGCAGCGCCTCGCGCACGGCCGAGACCACCTGCTCGTACTGCTGCGGCCCGGTGATCGCCAGCACCTCCGGATGCGCGGCCATGATCCGCTCCGGCTCGACCCCCAGGCAACCGGTCACGACCACACGCCCGTTCTCCGCCACAGCCTGTCCAATGGCCCCCAGGGACTCTTCCTTGGCGGAGGTCAGGAAGCCGCAAGTGTTGACCACCACCAGATCGGCGCCGGGCACGTCGGCCACGATCTCGTACCCCTCGGCGCGCAGGCGGGTCAGAATCCGCTCGGAATCCACCAGCGCCTTGCCGCAGCCCAGAGAGATGAAGCCGACCTTGCCGCCGTCTCGCCCGAGCGTCGAGTCGGAGCCGCCGCCGGGGGTGAAGCTCGGGGTCACGCGGTCGGCCGTCTGGCTGGTCATAGAAATCGGACTTTCTGAGGATTCATGCAGGCGTGGCGGGAGTTATGGGCGCCAATCCGCAAGGTTTCAACCGCCCGGCCGTCGGCCCGAGCTTGCGGCCGGACGCGACCGGTCGCGTCGGACCTCGAGGGCCATCTCTAGGCGATCAGGGGCTCCCAGGCCCAAGCCGTACCCTCCGGACCGTCCATGAGGGCCACGCCTTTGGTCAGCAGCGCGTCGCGGAGAGCATCGGCGGCGGCGAAGTCCTTGGCCTTGCGCGCCGCCGTTCGCTCGGCGATAGCGGCCTCGATCTCGGCCTCGGCGATGGTCGCGGCCTTTGGCTTGAGCGAGAGGTCGGTGGCCTCCAGGGTCAGCAGGTCGAGGCCAAGGACCAGATCGTAGGTCGCGACAAGCCGCAGGCGTTCGTCCGGCGAGAGCTGCTTGCTCTCCACGAGTTCCCCCAGATCGGCCAGGGCGCGGGGCGTCGCCAGATCGTCGCCGATCGCCGCATCCAGCTTGTCGACCCAGCTTCGGGCCGCCTCACCCAGCGGCGCTTCGATCTCCTCGCGCAGATAGCTCAAGGAGGCCCCCTTGGAGTACTTGGCTTCGCCGAGGGTACGCAGCCAATCGGCCGGCCCGGCCTTAGCCTTGAGCTCGGCGACGCGCAGCAGCAGACGGCGGAGTTGCGCCCGGGCCGCCACCAGGGCATCCCAGGAAAACTCCAGCTGCGAGCGGTAGGACGCGGTCAGCGCGAAGAGCCGGTAGGCCAGCGGATGAAGGCCGTTGTCCAGAACGGTCGAGAGCGTCAGGAAGCCGCCCTCGGACTTCGCCATCTTGCGGTCGCGCACCACGAGGAACTCGTTGTGCATCCAGTAGCGCGCGCCGGTCGCCTCGCTGCGGGTGTAGGCCTGGTTCTGAGCGATTTCGTTGCAATGGTGGACCTGCCGGTGGTCGACGCCGCCGGTGTGGATATCGAACTGGCGGCCCAGGTACTTGATAGACATGACCGAGCATTCGAGATGCCAACCGGGCGCACCGACGCCCCATGGCGAGTGCCACTCCATCAGACGTTGGGCATCGCCGGGCGAGCGGCGCCAAACGGCGAAGTCGCTGGGCTGGCGCTTGCCGCCGGGTCCTGCGACCCGCTTGCCCTCCTCGAGGCCCTCGAGATCGAGGCGGCCGAGATAGCCGTAGTCGGGCACCTTGGCGGTATCGAAGTAGAGTCCGTCCTCCAAGGCGTAGGTGTAGCCGCCGCCCTCGATGTCGCGGGTGAAGTCGATCATCTCCTGAATGTGGTCGGTCGCCTTGCACCAGATCGAGGGCTCCAGAACGGAGAGCCGCGCGAGATCCCGCTCGAAGGCCTCGGTGTAGTGGGCCGCGATATCCCAGACGGTCTTGCTCTCACGCTCGGCCGCCCGCTCCATCTTGTCCTCGCCTTCGTCGGCGTCGGAGGTCAGATGCCCCACGTCGGTGATGTTCATGACGTGGGTCAGGCCGTAGCCCTTCCACATCAGCGACCGGCGCAGCGTGTCGACGAAAAGGTAGGCCCGCAGGTTGCCCAGGTGAGCGTAGTTGTAGACCGTCGGTCCGCAGGAGTAGATCCGCACATTGCTCGGGTCGAGCGGCTCGAAGGTTTCGAGCTCGCGCGTCAGACTGTTGAAGAGCTGCAAAGGGCGGTCGGTCATGCTGAATTCGGGTCCTCGCCAAGAACAGGATCGCTTCGGATGGACTGGCTCCGACAGAGCATCACAGCGAAACTCCCGCGCTTTCATAAAGTTGGAGCGTGATCGTCACAAGCGGAAGCGAAGTCCAACCGTAAAACCGGTCGCTGGCTCGACCGGAGCCTTTTGGATCAATAGTCCCATTCCCAGCTGAAACCGACGTTGCTTTCCCGTGTCGCTCCGCCGACCTCGCTCTCCAACGTGAGATTGGGGGTGACCTCCCACTCCACGACCGCGCTGGAACTGCCGGGCGTGGCGCCCTGGCGCACGCCGACGAAAACGTCGTCGGCAAGATAGCGGCCGGCTTCGATCTGACCCAGGTCGTCTTCGCCGGCGCCGGGCGCCAGGGTCAGCACATCGACCCCCAAAGTCTGGCGCGCGACGTCCAGCAGGCCGCCGCCGCCGCCGCCCGTCAGCGTCGCCGCGGCCTGGGCCACCTGAACCGCCTGAGCCGCCGACAGGCGCGCCGTGCCCTCACCGAACAGAATACGCGAGAGAATCTCGTCGTTGGGCAATTCCGGCTCGCTGGACAGCGAGAGGACCGGCGCCGATGCCGGTCCCGTCACCGCGATCCGTCCGGTGAAACCGTCGGCGCGGTAGACCGTGGTCAGGTCCAACTGCGGATCGAGGTCGGTGCCGCCGGCGAACGTGATGCTGCCCCGCTCAAGTTCGAAGCGCCGTCCGGCAAGGTCGAAGAAGCCGCGCACGGGCCGCAGATCGCCACGCAACTGCGGCGCGGCGGCCGTCCCTTTCAGGCGGAAGGTGCCCCGCCACTCGGAGTCCAATCCCCGGCCGCGAACGAACAGCCGGCCCGGAATCGAGATCCCGACATCGAGCCCGAGAAAGGCAAGCCCCGGGTCGGGTCCGGCTTGCGCCTCCGTCTCCGCCGGCTCGGGCCGGCCGGTGTTGATCTCCTCGACGTCGAGCGTCGCGACACTAGGCGGCAGTTCTCCAGCCAAGCTCACTTCGATGCGTTGCGGCTCGATATCGCCGGTCAGGCTTGCGGCCTCGAGGTCGCCGGACAGGGAGATTTGCGAGTTGATCTCGGCACTCAGGTCGTCGCGGCGCACCAGAATGGCCGCATTCGTTTCGGCCTCGACCTCGAAACGCGGCACGTCGCCGGCCAGGTCGAGCCAGCCGGCGGCGCGCAAGCTGCCGCCATCGCCGTCTCGCGCGTTGAAGCCGCGCAGAACCAGACGGCTGCCCTCCCCCTCCACGCTCAGATCGAACGGCCGCAGAAGAGTCCCGAGCGTAAAGTTCTCGTAGATCCCGTCGGTCACGGTCAAAGCACCGCTGGCCTGGGGGTTGCCCAAGCTGCCGCGCAGGGTCATGTCGAGTTCGCCCTGCCCCTCGATGCGCACGACGTCGATCGGAAAGAGACCGACGACGGGCGCCAGGTTCCCCAACCAACGGACCGAGGCCGAGACCGGTTCATCTTGCGGAAAGACCAGACCGAGCGGCGCATCGGTGATCAGCAGCGGCAGCTCCGCCTGCGCGTCGAGCGACTCCTCGGCGAAACCGGACAGCCGCGCCGTCGTACTGAAACGGCCTCGGGTCAAGCGACCGTCGACCTCCAGAGCCAAGGGTAGAGTTTCCTCGGCCACCCGCTCCGCGAACCGCAGCCCATCGGTGCGCAGCCGGAGTTGACCCTCGGGGCGCGGAAGAGCGCCGGACAGATTGGCTTCGGCATGCAGAAGGCCCTCCAGCGGCAGATCCGCGCCCGCTGCCGCCGCCAGCGAGAGAGGCAGGTCGCGGACCGCGAGCCCCGCCTCGATCCACCCGTTCTCGACCTGGGCGTCCAGGTCCAGTTCGCCTTCGTCGAAGCCGAGGCGCAAGCCCTCGACACCAAGGCGCCCGGCGCCGAATGTCAGGCTAGCCGGCTGACGCAGCCGCGTTTCCAGATCCCCGTAGCGAGCCTCCAGGCGTGCCAGATCGAGCTGTTGAGGTTCTTCGAGAACCGCGCGCGCCTGCGCCGCCAGTGCCAAGGCACGCGGCTCAGGTCCGGCCGTCGCACCTTCGGCCTCGAGCGAGATCGCCAGGTCGGCGAGGCCGCCCTCGGCCTGGATCGCGACTGCCGTCAAGGTCGCATCGCCGGCCCGCAGGTCGGTGGCCCGCACGGCAGCGCGGAGCGAGTGGGTTGCCAACAGCCCATCGAGGGAGGCGGTCACCTCGGCCGTCGCGATCCCCAGGCCATCGCTGAGACTGAGACCCTGCGCTTGCACCGCCAGCTCGGCGGCCTGATCGCCGGTGCGGGAGATCAAGTCGAGAGTCCCCTCCAGACTCCCGCCGGCCAACTCCGGAACGAGCGGAGCATAGGCGGCGAGATCGGCGACTCTCAGCGCGAGGCTCCCCTCTGCCGGTGGGCCAGCCAGAGGCATGGCCAAGCGCCCGCTCAGGCTGTCGCCGCCTCGCGCAAGCCGCAGATCGTCCAGCCGCAGGCGCTCGCCGTCGATCGCGACGTCACTGCCCAATGCAACCGGACCCGCCGGGGTCCCGACCTCCAGGTCGAGCCGCCCGGTCAGCTCCGGGGGCAGCCCGACCATCCGCCCGGTCAAGGCGAGGTCGCGCAGTTCGCGACCGTCGAAGACAAGCTCTGGTGCCGCCGCCTCGAGAGTTAGGTCCGGGCGGGCAAGGCTCCCGGTGGCGGCAAGATCGATGCGCGCCTGCCCGGCCAGAGGAAGCTCCGCCGCCTGCAATCGAGCAAGGTCCGGAAAGCTCGCTGTCAGATCGGCCGCCAGAGTCCGTCCCTGGGCGTCGCTGCGACCTTGGCCCGCCACGGTCAAGGCCGCGCCGTCGAGATGCAGACTCTCGAGGATCAGAGCGCCATCCGCTCCCAGCTCCGCTTCGGCCCAGAGCATCGGGCTCGGCCCCAGCAGCGCCTCGAGCGCCGGGAGCCCGATCCGCAGCGCCTCCGCCTGGCCGCTCAAAACCGCGGAGATCGACCCGCTGTCCGCCAGATCGAGATAGGCTTCGCCCTGCCAGGCACCGGCGAGATCGAGACCGGTGAGCGCTGCCAGACGGCCGAGGTCGTTGTAGGTCAGCGCCAGGGCGCCGTCAGCTGTGAAGTCGGTCAAATCGAGCGTGCCGTCGCCGGTCACGGAGGCCGCCGGGGTCGTCGCAATCAAGCGTTCGAGAGAGATCCAGGCGTCGGAGGCCTGCCCCCGCGCGCTGAGCGACAGACGGTCGCCGAGCGCCTCCGCCAAGGCCGGCGGTCCGGAGAGGCCGGCCGCCTCGGCTTCCAAGGTGAAGGTCGCCGGCTGGGTCCCGATCACCTGCCCGTTCACACGCAAACGCCGGGTCTCGAAGCCGGACGCCTCCAGTCTCTCCAACTCGCCGGAGAGCAGCAGATCGGGTTCGGAGAGAGACCCGCTTGCGATCACGGACAGACGGCCGCCCGACAGGTTGGCCGGCGCAATGAGATCCGCCAAACCGGCCGGGTCGGCGAGAATCAACTCGATCTGTCCCGAGAGATCTTCGCTGTCCAGGTTCAGATCCGCGAAACCTTCGAGTGCGGCCGCGCCGGTCTCGAACCGCTCGACGACCAGGCCAAGAGAGTCCCCGTAGCTTGCCGACATCGCGAAGTCGAGTTGCGGTTCCAGCAGAACGCGCAGGTTCGGCGGCAGCAAGGCGGCGAGCTGCGCCTGTCCGGTCAAACGAAGACTCGGCGGCTCAAGACTCTCGACCGTCAGAACGCCGGAAGCCTGGGCGGCCTCGCCGGCTTCGACCGACCAGTCGCCGCGCCATCCCTCCAGAGGTCCGGCGCCAGTGAGCCGCACGGCGAGCGGCGGTTCACCCGGCAGGTCAAGCAGTCGCGTGGCCAATCCGCCGGCCGGTGCCGTCGCCTCCAGGTCCGCTTCCAAGCGCCCGCTCGGCGGGAAGTAGACCGCACTGGCCATGATGGCCCCCTCGCCGTCGAGGCGGCGAACGCGCAATTGAGACTCCACACGGCTTGCATCGCCCGCCGCCGCGCGACCTTCCACGGCGAGCTCAAGACGCTCGCCCAGCAATGAGGCGCCCAAGAGCAGACGATCCACCGCGAACCGGTCCAGGCGCAACCCGACGGGAGGCGCTTGCGGCAGAACAAGTCCGCCCTCCGGCTCGGCCACCGCATCTTCGACCGGCGGGCCGGCCAGGGGTGCGCGGACCACCTCCAGGGTTCCCAGGTCCAGCGCCTCGACGGCGAGGGTTCCCTGGAACAGTCCCAAGGCATCCCAAGCGACTCGCCCTCGGTCCAGGGACAGCCAGACCCCATCCGCGTCGGTCAAGGTCACCTCGGACACGATCGTCTCGAAAGGCGGCGCACCTTCAAGGCGACCGATCTCCAATCCCGGCACCGCGCTTTCGGCGAGGTCGATCACGAGGCCACGCCCAGGTCCGGTTTGAAGAGCCGCCAGCGCCAGGAGAAGCAGCAGCAGCGGCAGCCCCACCAAGGCTGCGGGGATCCACCAAAGCCAGCGCCGGCGGCGTCGGCCGCCCGGCGGCTGGGAGGGGCGTGGCCCGGCTCTCAAATCGCCCTCCGCCATTTCAGAAGGCCTGCCCAATGGAGAGGTAGAACTCGAAAGAGTCGTCGTCGTTCCGTGGATTCAGAGGAACCGCCACATCGAGACGCAAGGGACCGATGCCGAGGTCGTAGCGGAGACCGAGACCGGCCGCCCATTGCCAATCGAAATCGGAATCCGGCAAGGCATCTTCGTAGACCTGTCCACCGTCGAGAAACGGGACGATGCCGATGGTATCGGTCAGGCGCAACCGCGCCTCGATGCCAATCTCGGCCACCGACCGGCCGCCCTCAGGATCGCCATCCTCGTCCTGGGGACCGATGGCGCGGAATTCGTAACCGCGCACCGAACCGCCGCCGCCAGAATAGAAGCGGCGGCTGGCCGGCACGGAGGAGGTCTCCTCTAGGAAAAGCGCCCCGAGCCGCGCACGACCGGCGAAGGTGACCCAGTTACTCTCGAAGGGGCTCCAGTAGGTCGCCGCGCTGGTCTCCCCGACCAGGAACTGGCTTTCGCGTTCGCCCACACTGATCCAGGGCGCGGCGCCGAAGGTGATATGCACGCCGCGGGTCGGGTCCAGCAGATCGTCACGGGTATCGTAAGCGACGCTGCCGGGCAGGCCTACAAGCGTGAAGCGGTCGGTGCCGAAGCTGTCGGTCTGCTCGCTGAACTCGATGGCGGTGTCGAGGGCCACGGTCCAATTCTCCCCGATCGAGCGTTCGATGCCGAGAGACGCGGCGGCGGTGGTTTCGTCGAAAGCGTCGCTTTCCTCGCGCAGGAAGGACGTCCGGGCGATCAGCGCCTGGTCCAGCCGCAGGAATTTGGGCCGGCGAAGGGTCGCGCGCGCTTCCTGCCGCAGAAAGGAGCCGATGGCCTCCAGCCGAAGCGACTCCCCGTTCCCCAGAAAGTTACGGTGCTCCCAACTGACCTTGGCGCGCGCGATCTCCTCGCCCGAGGTCACGGCCGCACCCACGCCGATGGTCCGGTGCGGGCGTTCGCGTAAGGTCAGAGTCACCGGCACGGGGCCTTCGGCATCCGGCGGCGTGTCCGGGTAGTCGAGCAGCACGGTCTCGAAGAGATCCGTGGCGGCCACGCGGTTGCGCAGCTCCCTCAAGGTCCTGGCGTCCCAGAGCTCACCCTCCCTCCAGGCCGAAAGCTCGCGGATGTAATCCTCCTCGACCTCATCCAGACCTTCGACGCTCAAGGCTCCGAAAAAGACGCGGGGACCGGGCTCGACCGTGACCGTTGCCGTCAGTTCGCTGCGCGCGTGATCGGCCTGGTAGCGCGTCTGCGCGATGGTCGCATAGGGATAGCCGGACCGCGGGAGCAGCCACAGCAGCCGGCCTTCGGCGGCCTGCAGTGGCGCCGCGCGCGCCGGCATGCCGAGTTCCAGGTCCAGATCCGCCGGCATCCTTGGAATGCGGCGTTCGTCGCCGGGCGGCAGCGGCTCGGACGGCCGATAGACGATGACATAATCGGCCAGGACGAACTGCTCGCCGGGCGCGACCGCAATCTTGACCTCCGTAGGGCTTCGCTCCGTGTCGATCTCGCTCGAGAGGGTGAAGGCATAGTACCCCTCCGACTTGAGCGCCGCCTCGAAGCGCCGAATTTCGGCATCGACGCGACCGCGCAATGCGGCCGGAGTCGCAGGCCGGCGCTCGCGCAAATCCTCCAACTGCGAGACCTCGTCGAAGAGTTGGCGCAGCTCCGGCGGCAACTCGCCGACCAGTGCGAAGCGGTAATCGATGCCCGACTGCGCCGGCGCCGCCTGCTCCGTCTGCCGCTGACTGCCCAGCTCGGGCCGCGGATCCGTATCGGCAGCCGGCGCCGTCCGCGCGAAACCGAGAACCGTCAGCCCGCAAACAAAGGCGAGCAAAAGCGGCATGCCCTGCGCGCGCCGCCGACCGCCGCCCCCTGATACCAAACCCCAAAGACCCATGGCGCGACGGTACGGGACCGGCGGCTGAAATCCAACAAATCTGCGGTCGCCTTCGTAATGCCCGAACCTCCGCCAAGTTGCCGTCGTCAGCCGCATGAAACGTCGCAAAGATTGTTGAAGAAGTCGCGTGCGGCCAAGGGCTTGCAGCGCCGGAACGGCATGTTTGTCCTCCAGATCGTGATAAACGCCCCTATGACTGCGGGAGTTCCAGGTGTGCCAGTGACCCAGGACAGCCTCGTGAACGTGCTAAGCGGTGTTTCGGCGCCCGTCGAGCAGGCCCGCGGCCTGCCGGGATGGATGTTCGGCGATCCCGACGTCTACGCCCTCGAGCAGGAACGGATCTTCGCCGGCTCCTGGGTTTGTGTCGGCGCCGAAGACGACCTGCCGCGCGTCGGCGACGTCATGCCCGTCGAAGTCGCCGGCCGGCCCTTGTTCGTGGTACGCGACCAAACCGGATATCTCCGCTGCTTTCACAACATTTGCAGCCATCGCGGCGCCCTGCTCGTCACCGATCCGGGACGGCGGAAGATCATCGCCTGTCCCTATCACGCCTGGACCTACGAACTGGACGGAACGCTCAAGAAGACACCGCACATCTGCGGCCAGGGCGTCCACGATTCGCCGACGCTGGACAAATCGCTGCACGGTCTGAAGCCGGTGCGCTGCGCCACCTGGGCCCGGCTGGTCTTCGTCAACCTCGATCCGCTGGCGCCCTCCTTGGACGAGGAGCTGGCACCCTTGGCCGAGCGCTGGGCCGCTTACGACTTCTCGCTCCTGCGCTTCAGCAGCGCCGAGGACTTCCTGCTGCCGGCCAACTGGAAGCTGGCCATCGAGAATTTCGTCG
This genomic stretch from Algihabitans albus harbors:
- the rimO gene encoding 30S ribosomal protein S12 methylthiotransferase RimO, giving the protein MTSQTADRVTPSFTPGGGSDSTLGRDGGKVGFISLGCGKALVDSERILTRLRAEGYEIVADVPGADLVVVNTCGFLTSAKEESLGAIGQAVAENGRVVVTGCLGVEPERIMAAHPEVLAITGPQQYEQVVSAVREALPLKQDAFTSLVPPSAVQLTPRHYAYLKISEGCNNRCSFCIIPSIRGDLVSRPVDEVLSEAERLVRTGVRELLVVSQDTSAYGLDTKYDPRSWHGVDYRTRIKDLCEGLGRISELGAWVRLHYVYPYPHVDQLIPLMAEGKILPYLDIPFQHASPNVLKTMRRPANQEKVLDRIKGWRQVCPDIAIRSTFIVGFPGETDADFEFLLDWLEEAEIERVGCFRYEPVEGARANDLPDAVPEEVKQQRYERLMLKQQEISTRALAKRVGRTTSLIVDEVDEEGAIGRTEWDAPQVDGITFLQGETDLKPGDIVPVRIDHADEYDFWATRLPVG
- the cysS gene encoding cysteine--tRNA ligase; this encodes MTDRPLQLFNSLTRELETFEPLDPSNVRIYSCGPTVYNYAHLGNLRAYLFVDTLRRSLMWKGYGLTHVMNITDVGHLTSDADEGEDKMERAAERESKTVWDIAAHYTEAFERDLARLSVLEPSIWCKATDHIQEMIDFTRDIEGGGYTYALEDGLYFDTAKVPDYGYLGRLDLEGLEEGKRVAGPGGKRQPSDFAVWRRSPGDAQRLMEWHSPWGVGAPGWHLECSVMSIKYLGRQFDIHTGGVDHRQVHHCNEIAQNQAYTRSEATGARYWMHNEFLVVRDRKMAKSEGGFLTLSTVLDNGLHPLAYRLFALTASYRSQLEFSWDALVAARAQLRRLLLRVAELKAKAGPADWLRTLGEAKYSKGASLSYLREEIEAPLGEAARSWVDKLDAAIGDDLATPRALADLGELVESKQLSPDERLRLVATYDLVLGLDLLTLEATDLSLKPKAATIAEAEIEAAIAERTAARKAKDFAAADALRDALLTKGVALMDGPEGTAWAWEPLIA
- a CDS encoding translocation/assembly module TamB domain-containing protein encodes the protein MAEGDLRAGPRPSQPPGGRRRRRWLWWIPAALVGLPLLLLLLALAALQTGPGRGLVIDLAESAVPGLEIGRLEGAPPFETIVSEVTLTDADGVWLSLDRGRVAWDALGLFQGTLAVEALDLGTLEVVRAPLAGPPVEDAVAEPEGGLVLPQAPPVGLRLDRFAVDRLLLGASLLGERLELAVEGRAAAGDASRVESQLRVRRLDGEGAIMASAVYFPPSGRLEADLEATAPAGGLATRLLDLPGEPPLAVRLTGAGPLEGWRGDWSVEAGEAAQASGVLTVESLEPPSLRLTGQAQLAALLPPNLRVLLEPQLDFAMSASYGDSLGLVVERFETGAAALEGFADLNLDSEDLSGQIELILADPAGLADLIAPANLSGGRLSVIASGSLSEPDLLLSGELERLEASGFETRRLRVNGQVIGTQPATFTLEAEAAGLSGPPALAEALGDRLSLSARGQASDAWISLERLIATTPAASVTGDGTLDLTDFTADGALALTYNDLGRLAALTGLDLAGAWQGEAYLDLADSGSISAVLSGQAEALRIGLPALEALLGPSPMLWAEAELGADGALILESLHLDGAALTVAGQGRSDAQGRTLAADLTASFPDLARLQAAELPLAGQARIDLAATGSLARPDLTLEAAAPELVFDGRELRDLALTGRMVGLPPELTGRLDLEVGTPAGPVALGSDVAIDGERLRLDDLRLARGGDSLSGRLAMPLAGPPAEGSLALRVADLAAYAPLVPELAGGSLEGTLDLISRTGDQAAELAVQAQGLSLSDGLGIATAEVTASLDGLLATHSLRAAVRATDLRAGDATLTAVAIQAEGGLADLAISLEAEGATAGPEPRALALAAQARAVLEEPQQLDLARLEARYGDLETRLRQPASLTFGAGRLGVEGLRLGFDEGELDLDAQVENGWIEAGLAVRDLPLSLAAAAGADLPLEGLLHAEANLSGALPRPEGQLRLRTDGLRFAERVAEETLPLALEVDGRLTRGRFSTTARLSGFAEESLDAQAELPLLITDAPLGLVFPQDEPVSASVRWLGNLAPVVGLFPIDVVRIEGQGELDMTLRGSLGNPQASGALTVTDGIYENFTLGTLLRPFDLSVEGEGSRLVLRGFNARDGDGGSLRAAGWLDLAGDVPRFEVEAETNAAILVRRDDLSAEINSQISLSGDLEAASLTGDIEPQRIEVSLAGELPPSVATLDVEEINTGRPEPAETEAQAGPDPGLAFLGLDVGISIPGRLFVRGRGLDSEWRGTFRLKGTAAAPQLRGDLRPVRGFFDLAGRRFELERGSITFAGGTDLDPQLDLTTVYRADGFTGRIAVTGPASAPVLSLSSEPELPNDEILSRILFGEGTARLSAAQAVQVAQAAATLTGGGGGGLLDVARQTLGVDVLTLAPGAGEDDLGQIEAGRYLADDVFVGVRQGATPGSSSAVVEWEVTPNLTLESEVGGATRESNVGFSWEWDY
- a CDS encoding autotransporter assembly complex protein TamA — protein: MPLLLAFVCGLTVLGFARTAPAADTDPRPELGSQRQTEQAAPAQSGIDYRFALVGELPPELRQLFDEVSQLEDLRERRPATPAALRGRVDAEIRRFEAALKSEGYYAFTLSSEIDTERSPTEVKIAVAPGEQFVLADYVIVYRPSEPLPPGDERRIPRMPADLDLELGMPARAAPLQAAEGRLLWLLPRSGYPYATIAQTRYQADHARSELTATVTVEPGPRVFFGALSVEGLDEVEEDYIRELSAWREGELWDARTLRELRNRVAATDLFETVLLDYPDTPPDAEGPVPVTLTLRERPHRTIGVGAAVTSGEEIARAKVSWEHRNFLGNGESLRLEAIGSFLRQEARATLRRPKFLRLDQALIARTSFLREESDAFDETTAAASLGIERSIGENWTVALDTAIEFSEQTDSFGTDRFTLVGLPGSVAYDTRDDLLDPTRGVHITFGAAPWISVGERESQFLVGETSAATYWSPFESNWVTFAGRARLGALFLEETSSVPASRRFYSGGGGSVRGYEFRAIGPQDEDGDPEGGRSVAEIGIEARLRLTDTIGIVPFLDGGQVYEDALPDSDFDWQWAAGLGLRYDLGIGPLRLDVAVPLNPRNDDDSFEFYLSIGQAF
- a CDS encoding aromatic ring-hydroxylating oxygenase subunit alpha encodes the protein MPVTQDSLVNVLSGVSAPVEQARGLPGWMFGDPDVYALEQERIFAGSWVCVGAEDDLPRVGDVMPVEVAGRPLFVVRDQTGYLRCFHNICSHRGALLVTDPGRRKIIACPYHAWTYELDGTLKKTPHICGQGVHDSPTLDKSLHGLKPVRCATWARLVFVNLDPLAPSLDEELAPLAERWAAYDFSLLRFSSAEDFLLPANWKLAIENFVERYHLPWVHPSLNGFSGIDHSFELFGDLFVGVGSRKVTPPRPHGPLPTFPGLPAELAERGEYPALFPNVLLGLHCDSLFAYVMTPQGPNETKERLYFFSVGEESLEPRYAEAKAALHKVFADINREDMDIVSRLHRGCASPAMMGAVFSPVFEKTSQAFQRMVAERLAEPREPQTVSVEAGG